The genomic DNA gaaacacctctcatcactaatcattatgtctgaaacacctcatcactaatcattatgtctgaaacacctcatcactaatcattatgtctgaaacacctcatcactaatcattatgtctgaaacacctcatcactcatcattatgtctgaaacacctcatcactcatcattatgtctgaaacacctcatcactaatcattatgtctgaaacacctcatcactaatcattatgtctgaaacacctcatcactcatcactatgtctgaaacacctcatcactaatcattatgtctgaaacacctcatcactaatcattatgtctgaaacacctcatcactcatcattatgtctgaaacacctcatcactaatcattatgtctgaaacacctcatcactcatcattatgtctgaaacacctcatcactaatcattatgtctgaaacacctctcatcactaatcattatgtctgaaacacctcatcactaatcattatgtctgaaacacctcatcactcatcattatgtctgaaacacctcatcactaatcattatgtctgaaacacctctcatcactaatcattatgtctgaaacacctcatcactcatcattatgtctgaaacacctcatcactcatcattatgtctgaaacacctttcatcactaatcattatgtctgaaacacctcatcactcatcattatgtctgaaacacctcatcactaatcattatgtctgaaacacctcatcactaatcattatgtctgaaacacctcatcactcatcaatatgtctgaaacacctcatcactaatcattatgtctgaaacacctcatcactcatcattgTCTGAAACACCTttcatcactaatcattatgtctgaaacacctcatcactcatcattatgtctgaaacacctctcatcactaatcattatgtctgaaacacctcatcactaatcattatgtctgaaacacctcatcactaatcattatgtctgaaacacctcatcactcatcattatgtctgaaacacctcatcactcatcattatgtctgaaaaacctcatcactcatcattatgtctgaaacacctcatcactcatcattatgtctgaaacacctttcatcactaatcattatgtctgaaacacctcatcactaatcattatgtctgaaacacctcatcactcatcattatgtctgaaacacctcatcactcatcattatgtctgaaacacctcatcactcatcattatgtctgaaacacctcatcactaatcattatgtctgaaacacctcatcactcatcattatgtctgaaaaaCCTCATCACTcttcattatgtctgaaacacctcatcactaatcattatgtctgaaaaaCCATGTTATtgactacttcctgtatataaccatgttattgactacttcctgtatataaccatgttattgactacttcctgtatataaccatgttattgactactccctgtatataaccatgttattgactactccctgtatataaccatgttattgactacttcctgtatataaccatgttattgactacttcctgtatataaccatgttattgactactccctgtatataaccatgttatctctactccctgtatataaccatgttattgactacttcctgtatataaccatgttgttgactacttcctgtatataaccatgttatctctactcctgtatataaccatgttattgactacttcctgtatataaccatgttattgactactccctgtatatagccatgttattgactacttcctgtatataaccatgttattgactactccctgtatataaccatgttattgactactccctgtatataaccatgttattgactactccctgtttataaccatgttattgacTACTTCCTGTATATGACCATGTTATtgactacttcctgtatataaccatgttattgactactccctgtatataaccatgttattgactactccctgtatataaccatgttattgacTACTTCCTGTATATGACCATGTTATtgactacttcctgtatataaccatgttattgactactccctgtatataaccatgttattgactactccctgtatataaccatgttattgactactccctgtatataaccatgttattgactacttcctgtatataaccatgttattgactactccctgtatataaccatgttattgactactccctgtatataaccatgttattgactactcctgtatataaccacgtTATTGACTACTTCCTGTATATGACCATGTTATtgactacttcctgtatataaccatgttattgactactccctgtatataaccatgttattgactactccctgtatataaccatgttattgactactccctgtatataaccatgttattgactacttcctgtatataaccatgttatctctactccctgtatataaccatgttattgactacttcctgtatataaccatgttatctctactccctgtatataaccatgttattgactactcctgtatataaccatgttattgactactccctgtatataaccatgttattgactactctctgtatataactatGTTATtgactactccctgtatataaccatgttattgactacttcctgtatataaccatgttattgactactccctgtatataaccatgttattgacTACTCCCtgaatataaccatgttattgactactccctgtatataaccatgttattgactactccctgtatataaccatgttattgactactccctgtatataaccacgtTGTtgactactccctgtatataaccacgtTATTGACTACTTCCTGTATATGACCATGTTATtgactacttcctgtatataaccatgttattgactactccctgtatataaccatgttattgactacttcctgtatataaccatgttattgactacttcctgtatataaccatgttattgactactccctgtatataaccatgttatctctactccctgtatataaccatgttattgactactccctgtatataaccatgttattgactactccctgtatataaccatgttattgactactccctgtatataaccatgttattgactactccctgtatataaccatgttattgacTACTTCCTGTATATGACCATGTTATtgactacttcctgtatataaccatgttattgactactccctgtatataaccatgttattgactactccctgtatataaccatgttattgactacttcctgtatataaccatgttgttgactactccctgtatataaccacgtTATTGACTACTTCCTGTATATGACCATGTTATtgactacttcctgtatataaccatgttatctctactccctgtatataaccatgttattgactactccctgtatataaccacgtTGTTGACTACTCCCtgaatataaccatgttattgactactcctgtatataaccatgttattgactactccctgtatataaccatgttattgactactccctgtatataaccatgttgttgactactccctgtatataaccatgttattgactactccctgtatataaccatgttattgactacttcctgtatataaccatgttatctctactccctgtatataaccatgttattgactacttcctgtatataaccatgttatctctactccctgtatataaccatgttattgacTACTCTTTGTATATAACTATGTTATtgactactccctgtatataaccatgttaatgactacttcctgtatataaccatgttattgacTACTTCCTGTATATGACCATGTTATtgactacttcctgtatataaccatgttatctctactccctgtatataaccatgttatctatTTGCATTTTAATGTTTCATCTTTAACTCTGTTGTAAATGGACCCATAAGTCAGCAGTATTTCCCTGATAAATCTACATTTGTTGTCTATGAAgcaagtgacaaataaaattagatttcgATTTGAGATTATGCACCAAAAATATGTCAGGAATGGGCTTTTTaagtttaataaaataaaataaaatctggaGAAAGAAAATAAGGGGATAAAAAGTTATTAAACAACCCGTTTGCCATAATTCCCTCAATCcaatcaggaaggagacgcaAAGGAAAACAAACCCTGTGATTAGTCGGGAGACCCCATGGTTTTCAGGCGCCCCGCCCTTACATTGTGGCTTGTGAATGAGGGGTAACTAGAAACCGACGTCACATCATCGTGTGCTCTTTTGTGTGCCACAGCACCAACTTTGTAAGTGTCCAGCAAGGCAACGCTTTGGACAATGTGCACGATAAGAAAACTGCAACTTTAATTTAacaatatttaatacatttacatGCGTAACGATCTCCAACACAAGCGAGGAGATGCGCGCTGTAGAACCTTTATTTTAACTAAGGAGACAGTGAATTACTTTATAAGCTGTTGATCCCGAGAAGGAAACGCAAAGGACTACATTTTTCTACAGCTATTTACAAAGACCTGAGACCAAGAAGTCATGAGAATACGGAGACCATGCGCACGGTTTTGTGAACTTGTACAATCAGTTTAGGCTCGAGACAGAAAAGCGAAAACCGTTTTATATGTAAAGATCATTTTTCTGGTATATACGAAACTCGAGTTTTTGAAAGggaacattttttacatttaggaTTTTATTCAATGTTTTTTATTTGAACTATGGTGGAATCGGCTCATTGGGCAGGTACGGCGCGTTGTGCGCTGGTGATCTTGTGTGCGCTTTTCCCGTTGTGTTCAGGCCAGTACCACGGTGAGAAGGGCATCTCTATACCCGAACACGGCTTCTGCCAGCCCATCTCCATACCCCTCTGTACGGACATCGCCTATAACCAGACCATCATGCCGAATCTCCTCGGTCACACGAACCAGGAGGACGCCGGGCTGGAGGTGCACCAGTTCTACCCGCTCGTCAAGGTCCAGTGTTCCATGGACCTGAAGTTCTTCCTGTGTTCTATGTACGCGCCGGTCTGTACGGTCCTCGAGCAGGCTATCCCGCCGTGCAGGTCCCTGTGTGAGCGGGCGAGACAAGGCTGCGAGGCCCTGATGAATAAGTTCGGTTTCCAGTGGCCGGAGAGGCTCCGCTGTGAGAACTTCCCCGTCCACGGAGCAGGAGAGATCTGTGTGGGTCAAAACACCTCGGACACCGGTAGCCCCACCTCGTACCCAACACCCTACCTTCCTGAGCTCATGACTCTACCCCACAATATGGGTCGACCGAGCAAGCAACAGGAGTTCTCCTGCCCGCTACAACTGCAGGTGCCCAACTATCTGAACTACTATTTTATGGGGGTTAAGGACTGCGGCGCGCCTTGCGAGCCCACCAAGCCCAACGGGTTGATGTATTTtcgggaggaggaggtgaagtttGGCCGGCTCTGGGTCGGGATCTGGTCCATTCTGTGCTGTGTGAGCACCCTGTTCACAGTGCTGACCTACCTAGTGGACATGAGACGGTTCTGCTACCCGGAGAGACCTATCATCTTCCTCTCTGGCTGTTACTTCATGGTGGCCACGGCCTACGCCGCCGGGTTCATCTTAGAGGATAAAGTGGTGTGTATTGATCAATTCAAGGATACTGGTTATAAGACTGTAGCTCAGGGAACTAAGAAGGAGGGCTGTACAATTCTCTTTATGATTGTGTATTTCTTCGGCATGGCCAGCTCTAtatggtgggtgattctgtcctTCACTTGGTTCCTCTCTGCCGGTATGAAGTGGGGGCATGAAGCCATTGAGGCCAACTCTCCGTATTTCCACCTCGCTGCCTGGGCTGTACCCGCTGTTAAAACGATTACCATCCTGGCCATGGGACAGGTGGATGGAGATCTACTCACAGGGGTGTGTTATGTGGGCATCAACAGTGTGGATTCCTTGCGTGGTTTTGTTCTGGCACCTCTTTTTGTCTACTTGTTTATAGGGACGTCGTTCCTTCTCGCGGGATTTGTCTCTCTGTTCCGGATCAGAACTATCATGAAACACGACGGAACCAAGACGGAGAAGCTGGAAAAGCTTATGGTTCGGATCGGAGTGTTCAGTGTCCTCTACACCGTTCCTGCCACGATCATCATCGCCTGTTACTTCTACGAGCAGGCGTTCCGTGAACAGTGGGAGAAAACTTGGCATACACAGATCTGTAAAAGGTTCGCTGTGCCTTGTCCAACAAACAATTTTGCGCTCATGACCCCAGACTTTACTGTCTTCATGATCAAGTATTTGATGACTTTGATTGTCGGCATCACCTCCGGGTTTTGGATATGGTCAGGCAAAACACTGCAGTCATGGCGCAGGTTCTATAAGAGACTGAGTACCAGCAACGAGGGAGAAACGACAGTATGAACATCAATGACAGACCGAGTGATAATATAAtgggttatgtcccaaatggcaccctacgccctatttagtgcactacttttgtccagggcccatatagtagtgcactagtaagggagtagggtgccatttgggatcagAACATTACGCATGGAATAAGACCTATGATGAGTTCAATACGGGGGTCCGTGGCTCGTGCAGCCCCGCCCCCTCCTTTCAGGAGCCAATAAAAAGCCATTGTGGTTTCCCAGATCCCAGTGTTGTTGTTACGAAAACAAGCTCATACGGACACTTTATTGTGCAACGATCATCTGAAGAGGAATACGGAGAAACGGATCGTTCCTAAACGTATCGTTACCGGCATGTAGGTCAAATTCTGAATCATGTAGAGCCCCTGGGTGTTTGTAAGAAAGTGTTTTTCATTTACAGAGGTGATCCTATAACAATTGTATACAATGAATGAGCCCATTCACACTATAGAGCTACGACGACATCATATAACGCTACTGGCTTCAGTTGAACATGTTTGACCTGATGAATTTATACTGCATTTTTGTTTGACATTCGCAGCCAACCAGTGACAATCATGCATATTTTTGTGGCACATTAAGACTGACAGACATTGTATTTAGAGATGGGATAGAATATGCATGTGTGAAGCAGTGGAATTATGCCAGCTACTGCAGTATACATATCTtgcaaaaacatatatattttttcttcaacATTTTTTAATCTATTTTGGATAAAAATCATGCAATTTTTTTACAAATGCTTTTTAATGCTGTAAACGGTTTGTCGGCTACCTGTACAATTTCACAgattaaaattattattattattttaaatgtcTTGCTTTCGTGGTCAAATGTGTATGAGAATAGTTTATATTTAGCGGAATAAGTTGATgactgtaagcagtctatggaggTAGGACAGCAATCCATGCTGTGGTTTAGTTTCCCTGGAACGGTTTACAAATGCTaacgttttagcatttgtggaCGCAAATCCAATTCAAGTCCTGGTaccgatattagcattttttTCACACGCCTCACGTTCAAAACATTGAAAAGTATCTCCAATTGATTGTGAAGCTCAACTAAATCACTTATACATGGTTTTGAACATGACGCGTGAAAAATGCAGTTATCCAAATGTGTATGCCACCATCTTGGTCTATTTCAAATCTTCTCTCATTGATTGAGACAGGTGGGTGTCCACTCCAAAGTGCCGCCCCCTGCAATGACACGTGGACGTTTGGAacggggcagcaggtagcctagtggttagaggaggcaggtagcctagtggttagaggaggcaggtagcctagtggttagaggaggcaggtaacctagtggttagaggagggaggcaggtagcctagtggttagaggaggcaggtagcctagtggttagaggaggcaggtagcctcgtggttagaggagggaggcaggtagcctagtggttagaggaggcaggtgacctagtggttagaggaggcaggtagcctagtgggtagaggaggcaggtagcctagtggctagaggaggcaggtagcctagtggttagaggaggcaggtagcctagtggttagaggaggcaggtagcctagtggttagaggaggcaggtagcctagtggttagaggaggcaggtagcctagtggttagaggaggcaggtagcctagtggttagaggaggcaggtagcctagtggttagaggagggaggcaggtggcctagtggttagaggaggaggtagcctagtggttagaggagaggaggcaggtagcctagtgattagaggaggcaggtagcctagtggttagaggaggcaggtagcctagtggctagaggaggcaggtagcctagtggttagaggaggcaggtagcctagtggttagaggaggcaggtagcctagtggttagaggaggcaggtagcctagtgggtagaggaggcaggtagcctagtggttagaggagggaggcaggtagcctagtggttagaggagggaggcaggtagcctagtggttagaggagggaggcaggtagcctagtggttagaggagggaggcaggtagcctagtggttagaggagggaggcaggtagcctagtggttagaggagggaggcaggtagcctagtggttagaggaggcaggtagcctagtggttagaggagggaggtagcctagtggttagaggagggaggcaggtagcctagtggttagaggagggaggcaggtagcctagtggttagaggaggcaggtagcctagtggttagaggaggcaggtagcctagtggttagaggagggaggcaggtagcctagtggttagaggagggaggcaggtagcctagtggttagaggaggaggcaggtagcctagtgattagaggaggcaggtagcctagtggttagaggaggcaggtagcctagtgggtagaggaggcaggtagcctagtggttagaggagggaggcaggtagcctagtggttagaggaggcaggtagcctagtggttagaggaggcaggtagcctagtggttagaggaggcaggtgacctagtggttagaggaggcaggtagcctagtgggtagaggaggcaggtagcctagtggctagaggaggcaggtagcctagtggttagaggaggcaggtagcctagtggttagaggagggaggtagcctagtggttagaggagggaggcaggtagcctagtggttagaggaggcaggtagcctagtggttagaggaggcaggtagcctagtggttagaggaggcaggtagcctagtggttagaggagggaggtagcctagtggttagaggaggaggtagcctagtgggtagaggagggaggtagcctagtgggtagaggaggcaggtagcctagtggctagaggaggcaggtagcctagtggttagaggagg from Oncorhynchus keta strain PuntledgeMale-10-30-2019 chromosome 7, Oket_V2, whole genome shotgun sequence includes the following:
- the fzd7a gene encoding frizzled-7a; the protein is MVESAHWAGTARCALVILCALFPLCSGQYHGEKGISIPEHGFCQPISIPLCTDIAYNQTIMPNLLGHTNQEDAGLEVHQFYPLVKVQCSMDLKFFLCSMYAPVCTVLEQAIPPCRSLCERARQGCEALMNKFGFQWPERLRCENFPVHGAGEICVGQNTSDTGSPTSYPTPYLPELMTLPHNMGRPSKQQEFSCPLQLQVPNYLNYYFMGVKDCGAPCEPTKPNGLMYFREEEVKFGRLWVGIWSILCCVSTLFTVLTYLVDMRRFCYPERPIIFLSGCYFMVATAYAAGFILEDKVVCIDQFKDTGYKTVAQGTKKEGCTILFMIVYFFGMASSIWWVILSFTWFLSAGMKWGHEAIEANSPYFHLAAWAVPAVKTITILAMGQVDGDLLTGVCYVGINSVDSLRGFVLAPLFVYLFIGTSFLLAGFVSLFRIRTIMKHDGTKTEKLEKLMVRIGVFSVLYTVPATIIIACYFYEQAFREQWEKTWHTQICKRFAVPCPTNNFALMTPDFTVFMIKYLMTLIVGITSGFWIWSGKTLQSWRRFYKRLSTSNEGETTV